One Osmerus mordax isolate fOsmMor3 chromosome 26, fOsmMor3.pri, whole genome shotgun sequence DNA segment encodes these proteins:
- the LOC136935843 gene encoding lipoma-preferred partner homolog yields the protein MERILRATGKAYHPHCFTCVVCQRSLDGIPFTVDAANHIHCIEDFHKKFAPRCCVCSGPIMPAPGQEETVRIVALDRDFHVQCYRCEDCGGLLSEGDNQGCYPLDGHVLCKNCNTSRIQALTAKATTDL from the exons ATGGAGCGTATCCTGCGGGCGACAGGGAAGGCCTACCACCCCCACTGCTTCACCTGCGTGGTGTGCCAGCGCAGCCTGGACGGCATCCCCTTCACCGTGGACGCTGCCAACCACATCCACTGCATAGAGGACTTCCACAA GAAGTTCGCCCCGCGCTGCTGTGTGTGCTCTGGACCCATCATGCCCGCCCCCGGCCAGGAGGAGACCGTCCGCATCGTGGCGCTCGACCGAGACTTCCACGTGCAGTGCTACCgctgcgag gactGCGGGGGCCTGCTGTCGGAGGGGGATAACCAGGGCTGTTACCCGCTGGACGGACACGTTCTCTGCAAGAACTGCAACACCAGCCGAATCCAGGCTCTGACCGCCAAGGCCACCACTGACCTCTGA